Proteins encoded by one window of Primulina huaijiensis isolate GDHJ02 chromosome 1, ASM1229523v2, whole genome shotgun sequence:
- the LOC140981744 gene encoding mitochondrial dicarboxylate/tricarboxylate transporter DTC-like: MGEEKPKSAGVWPTVKPFVNGGCSGMLATCVIQPIDMIKVRIQLGQGSAGEVTKNMLKNEGVGAFYKGLSAGLLRQATYTTARLGSFKILTNKALEANDGKPLPLYQKALCGLTAGAIGATVGSPADLALIRMQADATLPVAQRRNYTNAFHALYRIVADEGVLALWKGAGPTVVRAMALNMGMLASYDQSVEFFKDSLGFGEAATVVGASTVSGFFASACSLPFDYVKTQIQKMQPDAEGKYPYTGSLDCVMKTLKSGGPFKFYTGFPVYCVRIAPHVMMTWIFLNQIQKVEKSVGL; the protein is encoded by the exons ATGGGAGAGGAGAAGCCGAAATCAGCTGGAGTTTGGCCCACTGTGAAGCCCTTTGTTAATGGCGGTTGCTCTGGTATGCTTGCTACCTGTGTTATCCAGCCAATCGATATGATCAAG GTGAGAATTCAATTGGGCCAGGGATCAGCTGGGGAGGTTACGAAGAACATGCTTAAGAATGAGGGCGTGGGTGCCTTTTACAAG GGATTGTCTGCAGGGCTTCTTAGACAAGCTACGTATACAACTGCGAGGCTTGGGTCATTTAA GATTTTGACAAACAAAGCACTAGAAGCCAATGATGGAAAGCCCCTCCCACTTTATCAAAAAGCTCTATGTGGGTTAACTGCAGGAGCTATAGGAGCAACAGTTGGTAGTCCTGCAGATCTAGCCCTCATACGCATGCAGGCAGATGCAACATTACCCGTTGCCCAGCGGCGGAATTACACAAATGCCTTTCATGCACTTTATCGTATTGTTGCTGATGAAGGGGTGTTAGCCCTCTGGAAAGGTGCTGGCCCTACTGTGGTAAGGGCTATGGCACTTAACATGGGTATGCTTGCTTCTTATGATCAAAGTGTGGAGTTCTTCAAGGACTCTCTTGGTTTTGGTGAGGCTGCTACAGTTGTCG GGGCTAGTACTGTATCAGGATTCTTTGCTTCAGCCTGTAGTTTACCATTTGATTATGTGAAAACCCAAATACAGAAAATGCAGCCGGATGCTGAGGGGAAATATCCGTACACTGGTTCTCTAGATTGTGTCATGAAAACATTGAAGTCAGGCGGACCCTTCAAATTCTACACTGGATTCCCAGTATACTGTGTTAGAATTGCCCCTCATGTTATG ATGACCTGGATATTCCTGAACCAGATTCAGAAGGTTGAAAAGTCTGTTGGGTTGTAA